The DNA segment aattaaaattcaacaaaatgcATTATATAACATGATCTAACgtgttaaaattaaattcatgCAGTCATTAATGACTTTCATAACTAGAATGGCTATAAAGATTAAACTTTAActtaacaaatcatttaaatataaaagttcaaatttaattatcacatataaacttgtcaaaaccattcaaaaatttcaaaatgcattcAACATAACTCTGGTATCCAAAGCAGGTGACTGATCATATAATCAAACATGATGCAACAAGAGGCACCTTGAGTTTTCCATCTTAAACCTTTTACCTTTTTCTGTAGGGGGAGATAGCAGACTATCATTGGCAGCCaataaaaactttaataaagTTTCCCATGTCTCCCTAGTCAAAATGGTGGACTTTGTAGCAACTTCTTCTATAGCTCTCAAAGTTCTGTGGCAAAGCAAGGCTTGTCTTTTAACAAGGTCCAAAACTAAAAGGAAATAGaatgaaaaatcacaaaatgataaataaaatctacaaacaaTTCCTCTTATATTGCATTTTCAAAAAACAGTTACCtgcttttttaaatgttgtaatACTGTTTATTTCCTTTCCTTTTACAGTACTGTTACATTTTTTCCCATTGTGCtaaaagacccattggtggcctttgtaGTGATTCACATGTTCTACATATTTGCAATATTAACcttcataatttatttatttacaactgATTCACATATCCTACCTGACCCTGGTCTTGGAACAAACAAGTTGAGTAAATGATGTATGATATCCTGAGTATATGGGTTAGGGTTTTCCCTGACAGGTCCGGGTACACAGGCCTTGGGTTCTGTACATGCTGACAGCCAATCACAATACACGCTAACACACTCCTTGATGGTGTCTTGTTCTGTTAAAGGTAAACTTAGACCAAAACACAATACCTATAAAATGGAAACAATTTGATCATATAAAGTAATGATCCAGAAAGTATAAGttgtagattttatttttgataaataagtttataaagtttgcagtattgaaatataaagaatacattttACCATGGGGTTTAAAGCATTAAAGGCACTGGAAAGAACACTAAATACTGCAGATAAATTGCTATTTGttggataacaatttttgtcGATTTTGTGGATACAGGTTAAAGGATGTTGGAAAGAGAAAACcttcaaaatattacaaataactTAAATGCTTGTATGTAGACTTCATCAAAACGATGAAGTTAAATATTTACCAACACGCAAGTTTTACTTAATCAGTGTAAAAGAAATGAATtcatatgtattgtttttaacTTACCTCCATAGTCCATTTGACTTCTTTGTCAGATACCAAGTGACTAGGTTCAGAGTTACTACCAGCAAGACTCAAATTCTGAGCAATACTTTTAACAACTGTGTAGGCAACATCTCTTCCAACTGTGGCTGGGAACTTGTGCAACACACTCTGGTTAGCTTTGTCACATTGTATTTCTCCCTGCAGTGAGGCCCACTCACAATACATGATGCCAATACACTACAAAACCTATAgattataaagaatatttacaTGCAGACACACCACCAGTCATTCTATATTATAATAGCtttgtaattctttttttttttaatgctttgTACTTTACCCTAAAATCTATGCTAAGCTGACTATTGGGAAACCAGAACGTTAACATTACCAAAACAACTCTTTTTGCACTTTTCTCAATTGTTCCAGGGGCCTtggtggccaagtggtctaagtagttattACTGTAATCCAATCTatattgactaggattgtcagtttcaGGTTTTCTCGGGGTACTCTGGCTTCCtctaccaataaaaactggcagCCACAAACAGCCAAAATGGGGAGCTTAAAAGTGGAgttaaaaacatcaaacataaaacaaaaccatCCCAATTGTACCTTTTGTTGACGTTAAGAATAAGGTTGATTTGGTTTTGAATAATAAAGTATCAATACATGCAAAAGTTAAAAGCAATGTTTcttcaatgtttcaaaattaaatatcaataaaacccTACTTTATATTACATGCAAGCATACACAAAGATAacattatatttgattataataGTAAGTATCTcctgcaaaaataaaatcaacttcaggttcatatatatatatatcatcaaaATTTTGCAGGTTCTGAAATCTGAGACGTCATGTACAATGAACCAAAGTGAGGCTGAAATGACCATGTGGGTGAAATTCTTTGAAAGGGGCACCAGGGGGTAATAACAGCTATAaactataattatatacataattgccatatatataaatatatatcatcaaAATTTTCCAGATGCtcatcaaaacaaataaaatgtattaaatatgGTCGATTAAATATATCACATCACAACTATTgtgcacctgagatcaaccacattttttttggctaggttttattattatgttttgattttttagtgTTGTTTTCTGGAATGCAGTATTCCTTGTCCCTTTGGGTAACCTGTTTGGTGTTTTGTAGACTGTAAGTTTTCTGTTTCCTTTGAGCTTTATGTGCTGTtgtcacaggcacttgtctcagaaaaaaaaatcctatataccttattataacacaaggtacttaacttgcattttataaaaatgttaggTGGTGACAAAGTTTCGTTATATGTCGCTTTATAGGCTGTCAACCCCACTAAAGCTTATTATATCgaaaatctaaattgatttatctatacaattgtgtataacatgcctacatttgttgtcggaatcatccgtagcaatcctaccaaagtatgtcaatcgtaataattttgcaaaccgcTGAAGAATTGTCAATAAACGGCCAcagtaaatgatttattataaaaatcgtttaaaaaaaaccagttagTTTTCGTATGAATAGAACTTATCATACAGTTAGTAAAATTGTATGATATACtgtgaaaaaaatctaacaagTGTTGTTTGTGGTATGTCTAATAAGTTACAAATTTTCCCATGACGTCAATATCTTTCAGACTCTCTCTTGACTTTACGTATGAAATGAAACAAGATCAGATAACTCCAAGAATCATTTAGACTTTCCCATAGCATTGACCAATCGGAAACCGAGATATACAAGGAGCATGACGCGTTTATTGCCAATTCTTCAGaggtttgcaaaattataacgattgacatactttggtaggattgctacggatgattccgacaacaaatgtaggcatgttatacaccattgtatagataaatcaatttagatttacgataTAACAAGCTTTAGTGGGGTTGACAGCCTATAAAGCGACATATAACGGAACTTCGTAACCAcctaacatttttctaaaatgcaagttaagtaccttgtgttataataaggtatataggaatttttttttctgagacaagtgcctgtggctGTTGTGTTTCCATTGTATTTTGGCATGGGGTTATATATGGATTAATGTGTTTCTTTTGTCTTTCTGAGTCCGTGGTGTTATCTCATTTAGACTGTTGTTTTCTATGGTTTTCTGTGAGTAAGTGGTGTTATCTAGACAGTTGTGTTCTCTTCGTTTTCTGTGAGTAAGTGGTGTTATCTagacttttgtttttctatggttTTCTGTGAGTTTGTGGTGTTATTTAGAATGTTGCATTTTTGTGTTCTCTTTGTTTTCTGTGAGCATGTGGTGTTATCTAGACTGTTGGTTTCTCTTTGTTTTCTGTGAGCCAGTGGTGTTATCTACATTTAGACTGTTGTTTTCTATGGGTTTCTGTGAGTCAGCgttactgtagattcatttattttcgtgggtaccaattttcgtggattgaggaaaacttgcattttcgtgaatatttgatttcatggttttccAAAAGTCTGCATTTAATCATACAGAAAAGTTGCAATtcgttgaaaattaaaattcatgGTTTCCCTGTACCCAGGAagtccacgaaaattggtattcaacgaaatataatgaatccacagtatttagACTGTTGATTCCAATGGGTTTCTGTGTGGCTTTTTGTTTAAACTGTtgtgttttatttggttttctGTGTATTTTATGGCAAACTAGTGTTTGTACTTTATTAGTTTATTCATGTATTTTTCTTCTCCATTCAGAGCACAACATAAATAAATCTTATTTGGCTAGAATGTTCTAACACCAACCTTCATCCTTTTTCACAATGAATCGTTCAATACTaacaactgatttttttcattcatatgtaaaaacaaatttttgtatGATATGTTCCTGTCcatcatatcttttttttaaagaaaaatggcAAAAACTTGAAGACATCTATCTCAAACTTTTGATGTGAAATAATTTAAGCATGGacatcatattttaataaaaataaaagattcatAATACACAACTGTAACTATCAGCTACAATgctatatttatgtataaaagtaaaaggCAGTCACATTTTGACTAGAATAAATACACCACAACCATAATACAATGCtgactaaaatataaatatggtccACTGCTTcgtttttcattctttaaattaaaatgctaataaaacaaattgttttgtttcaagATCATTTTGTAAAAGTGGTAAATttcaaccatattttttttatatagatgaaTTAACCGTTATATTAGAACCAccagcaaatataaaaaaaatatataaacaatatagtgtctgaattcatttgtcatttcacattttgaatgtaaaatccattcttctgaatttttctatatatagtAATATAAACAGCAGCTTTGTGGGTGTGTTTGATTACTAGTTCTTCACAAAATGTCTTTTTGGTTTGAATTGCTGGAATCGTCCTTTGAAGGTCACAAGAGTGCAGAAaggttaaaacaaaatcaaaacaattatgTGAGGTTTCATTATATCTAGACCTGCTCCATGTTTGAGATTGTATTATTTGTCTTAGTACATAGTcccattgactttgtaagttgtAATCTTCATTGATCATTCTAATCACCACGCACTGGTCCCACACCGTGCCAACGTTTACTCCTTCTTCATTGAAATCATAAGTGCAACCGTCTGAGTCTGTAACGCCTACATGAAGGTCCGAAttgttactgtagttttgtagAAACGTGCCCACCGTTGGCTTGATGATAACTGAACACGGATATTCCTTAGCATTGACCAATGGTGTAGAGATGATGTATGGAGGTATCCTACAAGGAGTACTTGCAACTTCAACTCCACACAAAGGGCAGATAACTGGGACAGTAAAGcataaaatgtttaatcctTTTTCACAGTGCTGGAAGCATTTAATATCATGTGTGTCCatcctttttatattaattcatGGACAGTTGTGATCTATAAAACAGAAGAGTGTTGTCCTTGTTTCCCAGTGACATGCAATCTTTTATCCTTGcctcctaaaataaaattaattttgtattcctacctaaaaaaaaagtcttttttaacAAGTACCAATATGCCAAGAggaaaaaacttttaaaactgtaaaactgatcaaaaaatattttttcactaAAATGAAGTTCACtgacaaaccaaaaaaaaaatctcagaactcctatttatcaaattgcaaGACTTTTCACTTTGGAAACGTTTGGGAAGGAATggttatattgatttaaaatttaacagtaTACTCTTGAGAGTAAATCATTGCCATTGTACAGTTAGTACATGTACACAGAGTAAGATTTGggatagataaaaaaaaataaaaccatataatttgaaaaaatcatttgtgATACATTTTGGAAAATCATAAAAGGGAAACAACTCTATTTTTACTTGTCAATATGTCTATGGAGTAGTTTGCTTTTAGACTCAGAGTAGATTAGTGTAGTGTAGGTGActgataaaataatatataaaacaatgttaaacGTCATTATATTTCATGTTATCAAAAGCTTAATGAATTGAAGATgtatttattgataataaaaaccaaccaaaagaaaataaaaataccggTAAATGCACATATAATTAAAGAAcagaaatattaaaacttttataaaaagaaggAAGACAAAAATAGAATAACTATTTATGCATCAGACACCATGTCTAGCTTTTTGACTTTCACATTCAGAGAAGAGcaaaatacaatgtatcattAAATGATTCACTTCataatgataattatatattcTAAAAGTTATTACATGTAGTTTCAGGTTGATGTGACTAAATTTTAAACCTTTAATGTGTATGAGAAAAAGAGACATACATGGTATTAGTGAAGTCATCATACATGCCTTTAAGAACATCATAACTTCTTTCTGATGTGAGCAAGCagttcaaaaaatataatgctGCATTGCAGTGCACAAATTATTAGACAAATTAAATTCTGATAATTTATAATCAGCACTGCTGATGTTAGGAAATTGCGATGAAATAAATACAGAACAGCAAATCATGTATAATGATGATCACAAAATGGCTTGATAAACTTAATTTTGACATGGATACAGGCAATCTTCtctatctacatgtacatgatgtagaaAGATGTCTGACATAAAGAGGATCTTAAAGGGCATTACTCAAAAGTGTGCAGTTTCTATTTAAtggttttaaaatgaatatactAGCGAGAGACATCATCGAAAACAGAGCATGAGGTAGTTGTTCTTACTACTACACTCCTTGTCCTTTGTAATAAGACTCTAGACTTCAATTTTTTGTCTTGATTCTTGAATATGCACAAATGATTTGCAACTGGACATTAAGCGAATATCAatctttctttttccttatttacatcatttattattcagaaaaataataatgtcacTCTATATACTCCATTGTACTCTGACAACAGTAAGGCTAGAAATGCTGTTTAATGTCAGGCatcaaaggatttttttatgacGCTTTTAGCGCAAAATTGGTTGAAAGATTACtttgatttgtcaaaatatcccTATCATTATTGGTCACAGGTCTGAAAAAGTTCTCGTTATAGTTATTTTGGGACAAAACTTAAatgatttgtcaaaataagataaatttttaaacaccGTCTAAAAGCAAGTGTAAAATTTATTGTCATGCACATACCATTAACATCATTTGGCAATAGATGTATTTACACTTGTTTGCAAATTTGTCCACCATTACATAAAatgggtctcactaattagcgacaacaagcgtcaagaagcaacaacaagcgacaagaagaattatttagcgacaacaagcgacaagaagactatttagcgacaagaaaacatttttttttttattaaatataaagaaatttgtatgtaatgtttctttgtatttcaaaatttgtatcaatattttcaGGACAATGATgcacaaataattcattttgcGAGCTTAATATATATTGCACGAAAAgagttttataaaacaatttataagataaataatatgTTCTAAAATACAAGGAAAAGTAATCtcaaaatacaataattaaacgTAATACTGGCTGTTATACATAatagatgataaaataaatatgtaaataatgtttcatttttttctatcaattttaactttcttgtcgctaaaattattttcttttgcatattcttttaattttattgcaataattaattataattaaaaaattatgttttcttgtcgcttaatagtttcttgtcgctaaaatcattcttgttgtcgcttcttgtcgcttgttgacgCTTGTTGACACTAAAATTCTTGTtttcgctaattagtgagaccgcataaaatcacacaggttcctgtaaactttgacatcataatttaaaatatttgacgtcacaatttaaaagtgattgttgcttgacgtcaaaaggtgATTTGGAGTCGATCTAAAGTCATTTGGAGGCAAGACACAGCTAgataccaaaagtgtaaatacaaaTACGTTTATGATTTTTACCATTAGTGACAACTGATTGAGGTACTCTCATTACAACCCTCACCTGTGAGACCAGTTTAAAGACTCAAAGTTGCAAGACTTTCTTGTGTAAAGAtactataatataatattttttcttaaatgttgCAGCAATATAAACACTAAATTTCTGATTCAGCCTGATGTCCGGCTGCAACAAATAATTTTCTGTCAATAAAAATCCAAAAGattcaatttctatataaaatcactattttcatCATGGTGTATTTTCTGCAATATGCGAAGTGTAAATACTTGTCAAATACATTAACAAAATTACCGtatttctgtttgattttatggtAAATGCATATCTGGTAAGTATCTTCTGGTAGGGTTTGGTCAGTCCAAAACAGAAGGGAGGTAATTTCAAAACTTCCGGTTACAGCTAAAGAACAAGATGGCTGCGCCCATAATTCAAGTTCGTGTAACTTTTAAATTAGCTATTATATGTTGTTTGTGcaatttcatttgataaatatctcCAAAACTGTTATGTCTAAggtttatttatgtttgtaaacataaatttctctctTTTCATCTTGCAATATCTTTAACATTGTGTGATTATGTTTTGGGAAGCCGGTATCTGGTTATTTCGGCACTACAATATGGTCGCCCTAGATCGGCTCGTCCCTATATTTATTTGCCCTAGTTTTAATTGATACAATATACTTAAGTGACTGTATTTAGGTTTTAATGTATGTTGGCCTTTCCATGATCTACATTTGGACTCTTGAGTTAAGTTTTGATAAATGGAAAAATTCTTTCTCAAACacctttgatttttaaataagattttcatttcttttgctAGAccaagataacttcaaatgctgACCttctaagggagataactgaaACATTGAGGGAAATTGGATGTTGTCCAAGATGTATACTGAGGTACATTGGGGAAAGACAAGGAGATGTTTACAGATTGACAACACAGgtaaatatacaatgtacatattgtTTACAGATTGACAACACAGtaaatatacatattgtttacaaattgaaaacacagctaaatacacattttgtttacagATTGACAACACAGGtaaatatacatattgtttACAGATTGACAATACCATTAAATactcatttccattcttaattttacatATTGTTTACAGATTGACCACACaggtatatatacatattgattACAGGGGTTTTGTTCCACTTtgtttaatttcagaatttcaAGAATTAATAGTCAGCACTAAATTGAATCTATAGTACTTTCTagacacatacatgtactttaaaaaaataaaagtaatctcATGCTCTATAGAGATGTTTTCAAAGGTAAATTGTCTAACACATGAGACTTAATCACACACATGGTTTACTAAAAAGACATGTTTCACTTAATGTTTTAGGAAATTGAGAAGATGgttgaatcaatattaaagaaGGAAAATGTGTTTCCATTAACTACGCCATGTCCAGTGTGTTTAGGTATACTACAGGCATATATAGATGAAGAATTTCTGCAAAAGGTGTGTATGTCATTATATTAGTAAGGGGGATTTGTCTACAGAGGTTGAGGTCCTCGGTGGATTTAAGATCTCAGTATAGTagttccagtctgtatcaccagTCTGTTGGTGTGTTAAAAACCAAGCATATGGCAGGTGCATTTAACTCCGATCTAGTATTGTCAGGTTTTCTGAAAAAGGTTGTTGGTTCTAACCAGGCAATcaggcttcctccaccaataaagcCTGGCCACCACAATATAGCCAATATTGCTGAGAGTGCTGTTCATGACCAGaaatcaatacatgtacatctatgTCTAAACATTTACTAATCACCCTTATTTTAACATGGTATATATGTTGCAAGAAAAAGAATAGTTTTAACTTTGTTTAACAAGGGCAAAATATGTAtagattttaagtttttctttCATATTGTAATAGCCAAAAAACCGGCTGTTGTGAATAAGCTTAGTCACTGTATTGGGCTCAAAAGCTTGGCCAGATGATCGATCATCAAATCTTATTTTGATGTCGCCAAAAACACATTTGCTGATCTtactttttgggaaaaaattgtaagaaactaataaacttttatattttgtagattaAAAATGCTGTAGAGAAAGATGATTATGAATTTAAGACCTTTATATGTTCACTGACAATACCTGTTTGTATACTTGTTAGAGAGGTAaggatataaacaaatatacatttaattttataactaCAATGTGCACAAACAAATTCTTGGGTAACAC comes from the Mytilus trossulus isolate FHL-02 chromosome 3, PNRI_Mtr1.1.1.hap1, whole genome shotgun sequence genome and includes:
- the LOC134710186 gene encoding MKRN2 opposite strand protein-like, whose translation is MDTHDIKCFQHCEKGLNILCFTVPVICPLCGVEVASTPCRIPPYIISTPLVNAKEYPCSVIIKPTVGTFLQNYSNNSDLHVGVTDSDGCTYDFNEEGVNVGTVWDQCVVIRMINEDYNLQSQWDYVLRQIIQSQTWSRSRYNETSHNCFDFVLTFLHSCDLQRTIPAIQTKKTFCEELVIKHTHKAAVYITIYRKIQKNGFYIQNVK